One segment of Thermosulfurimonas sp. F29 DNA contains the following:
- a CDS encoding heavy-metal-associated domain-containing protein → MERIRVRISGMSCEHCVKRVTRALESIPGVREVRVDLKSGIATFEKPEGVTREDIARAIEEAGYRLE, encoded by the coding sequence ATGGAACGCATAAGGGTTAGAATTTCCGGTATGAGCTGCGAGCATTGCGTCAAACGGGTAACCAGAGCGCTTGAGAGTATTCCGGGAGTAAGAGAGGTGCGGGTGGATCTAAAGAGCGGGATCGCTACTTTTGAGAAACCCGAAGGTGTGACCCGGGAGGATATTGCCCGGGCGATAGAGGAGGCCGGCTACCGGCTGGAATAA